The nucleotide sequence TCAGGGACAGGGCAGAGCGGGTCACGTTCATGAAACCTCCTGAGGGCATGGTGCACCCCTGTGATCGTACACAGTACCGTACACTGTACGACAGAAATGTGCTAAAGTCAACGCATGGCCGAACGTTTCGATCCAGCCCACACCCTCACCTTGCTGTGGGGCACCCACAACCGGTCAGGACGCTCCGGGCTCAGCCTGAAAACCATCGTGCAGGCTGCACTCTCTCTGGCCGACACCGAAGGCCTGTCTTCCCTGTCCATGCGCAAGGTCGCCGAACAGCTGCAAGTCGGCACGATGTCCCTCTACACCCACGTTCCAAGCAAAACCGTCCTGATCGAACTGATGGTGGACACCGTTTATGCAGGTCTGTACAGCAGTCCAGAGGAAGCCACCCAGCAACCCGGTGGTTGGCGGGCAGGCCTGACCTTCATTGCCTTCCAGAACTGGGAACTGTTCAAACAGCACCCATGGATGCTGGACCTCTCAGGACAGCGACCCGTGCTTGGACCCCATGCCACCCTCAAATACGAAACCGAACTCCGGCCTCTGGACGGCATCGGCCTGACGGATCTGGAAATGGACACCTCGTTGCAGCTTCTGCTGACCCACACAGAAGGCAGTGCCAGACTGTCTCTGAGACAGACCCGGGCCATTCAAGACAGTGGCCTCACCGATCTGGAATGGTGGACGATGCAGGCTCCCCTGCTGGAACGCGTGATGGACAGTCGGCGCTTTCCAGTGGCTTCTCGGGTGGGTCAAGCTGCGGGAGAAATCCACAACGCACCATTCAACCCCGAGCATCACCTGCAGTTTGGTCTGGAACGGATTCTGGATGGCATAGAAAGCTTGCTCGCAGAACGAAAAACAACGTGAGGCCATGCACCCGAAGATGCATCTTTGAACCCTCAAAACCACTTCAAACCAAAAAAAAGGCTGCCAGAGCAGCCCTCTTGATCATCGATTTTGAAGTTCACAGCAGACTTTTGAGGGGAAACCTCTTCCTGCCCACTGTCTCCTGTCCACTCAAGAAACCGTGGCCTCCAGAGCCGTTTCTCCCTGAATCCCAGTTTCAGGGAACTCCTGATAACTGAAAAAATCAAAGTCTGCAACAGCACGCTGACCGCTCATGTCGTGGCAGGACAGGGCAATGAAGGTGCCAGTGAAGCACAGCCCTCCGCAGTATTCATCGGAGAGTTTGAAGCTCTGGAAGTCGTGCTCGATTTTTTGCCAATCTGAGCCGTCCAGACTGTACTCAAACCAGAAGCGCTCATGCTCGAAAGTCAGGCCCAGATGGACTTTTGCGCTGCTCAGGGGGATGCACACTGGGATTTCACTGTAACGGCCATTGTCGCACTGGCTGAGCTTCAGGACGCGCCCGAGGTCTTCGTCAAAGGTCACCTGCAAGAACACCCAGTTGTTGGTGTTGTAGTAGCCAGACAGTCCGGCCATCTGCTGGAAGTTCTCTGGATCGAATTCCACACTGGTGCGGGCTGTGGCATTGAAAGCCTGCAAACGGCGACCCAAAAGGCTCTGACGGTGCACCGAGACCATGCTTTCCTGTCCGGTCAGGCGCAGGTGTCCGGGTCTGGCCTGCAAACTGGCCCAGTTTTCCTGCACTGGAACGCGCAGAGACTGCCAGTGGATGCCCAGAGTTTCCCCATCAAAATCATCCTGTACCTGCTCCTCTGGCCAAGGGTGGGCTGGGAGGTTCACCTGCACGGTGGCTTGTGGGTAATTGCCACCCACCACGTAGGGCCATTCACCCTCTTTCCATTCCACTTTCTGCAAGGAGGTTTCCCGTCCAAGGTTGCAGTAGCGGGCTGGGGCCTCGGGGCCTTCCAGAGGCCGACCTCCCAGATGGGCGAGGTACCACTGTCCGTCGGGGGTGTCCACCAGAGAACCGTGTCCGGCTTTCTGCACCAGCAGTTCGGTGCGTCCATAAG is from Deinococcus misasensis DSM 22328 and encodes:
- a CDS encoding TetR/AcrR family transcriptional regulator, which codes for MAERFDPAHTLTLLWGTHNRSGRSGLSLKTIVQAALSLADTEGLSSLSMRKVAEQLQVGTMSLYTHVPSKTVLIELMVDTVYAGLYSSPEEATQQPGGWRAGLTFIAFQNWELFKQHPWMLDLSGQRPVLGPHATLKYETELRPLDGIGLTDLEMDTSLQLLLTHTEGSARLSLRQTRAIQDSGLTDLEWWTMQAPLLERVMDSRRFPVASRVGQAAGEIHNAPFNPEHHLQFGLERILDGIESLLAERKTT
- a CDS encoding glycoside hydrolase family 43 protein, translated to MTTPPLTLHNPILRGFNPDPSILRVGEDYYIATSTFEWFPGVQIHHSRDLVNWRLLPRPLTRTSQLDMLGNTDSGGIWAPCLTHDGQQFHLIYTDVKHWKPDSPFKDTHNYLVTAPTIEGPWSEPIYLNSSGFDPSLFHDDDGRKWLVNMRWDHRDNKNRFSGIVLQEYSPEQQKLIGKPQVIFYGTDLKVTEGPHIYKKDGWYYLLTAEGGTMYEHAVTLARSRDLNGPYEVHPENPFLTAYGRTELLVQKAGHGSLVDTPDGQWYLAHLGGRPLEGPEAPARYCNLGRETSLQKVEWKEGEWPYVVGGNYPQATVQVNLPAHPWPEEQVQDDFDGETLGIHWQSLRVPVQENWASLQARPGHLRLTGQESMVSVHRQSLLGRRLQAFNATARTSVEFDPENFQQMAGLSGYYNTNNWVFLQVTFDEDLGRVLKLSQCDNGRYSEIPVCIPLSSAKVHLGLTFEHERFWFEYSLDGSDWQKIEHDFQSFKLSDEYCGGLCFTGTFIALSCHDMSGQRAVADFDFFSYQEFPETGIQGETALEATVS